The following coding sequences lie in one Capsicum annuum cultivar UCD-10X-F1 chromosome 5, UCD10Xv1.1, whole genome shotgun sequence genomic window:
- the LOC107853716 gene encoding CASP-like protein 2B1 codes for MTTRRSYKFPYTFKFSLHLTFVCNIINYLSLKKYIIIMSYLGIGVSPGDVPVHHGNNMKKIDKRVKIAELILRCIILGLAVVGALLIGSDSEVKVIFSIKKEAKFTDMKVLVFLVIANGLAAAYSLIQVLRCIFSMIRGSVLFNKPLAWAIFSGDQLMAYLVLSAVAAAAQSGVISKLGQPQLQWMKVCNLYGKFCNQVGEGIASSLLVSLSMIVLSGISAFSLFRLYGNNRGKSNAR; via the exons ATGACCACACGTAGAAGCTACAAATTTCCTTACACATTTAAATTTTCTCTTCACTTAACTTTTGTGTGCAACATAATTAATTACCTTagtctaaaaaaatatattattattatgagttatttgGGTATTGGAGTGAGTCCTGGTGATGTACCAGTTCATCAtgggaataatatgaagaaaattGATAAGAGAGTGAAAATAGCTGAGTTGATATTGAGATGTATAATTTTGGGTTTAGCAGTTGTTGGTGCTCTACTTATAGGAAGTGATAGTGAAGTTAAAGTTATTTTTTCAATCAAGAAAGAAGCTAAGTTCACTGACATGAAAGTTCTTGT ATTTTTAGTGATAGCTAATGGATTAGCTGCTGCTTACTCTCTGATTCAAGTTCTAAGGTGCATTTTCAGTATGATTAGAGGAAGTGTTCTTTTCAATAAGCCGCTGGCTTGGGCTATTTTTTCCGGTGATCAG TTGATGGCCTACTTGGTTCTATCGGCAGTGGCTGCTGCGGCACAGTCTGGTGTAATTTCCAAGTTAGGTCAACCACAGTTACAATGGATGAAGGTTTGCAATTTGTATGGCAAATTTTGTAACCAAGTTGGGGAAGGCATTGCAAGTTCTTTACTAGTTAGTCTTAGTATGATTGTCCTCTCCGGTATATCGGCATTCAGTCTCTTTCGTTTGTATGGAAACAATCGCGGAAAGAGTAATGCTAGATGA